A window of Verrucomicrobiia bacterium genomic DNA:
GCTTGCAGCAGGCCCGGGGTTCCCTAGCCTGCCACCATGTTTGATTCGTTGAGCGGCCGCCTGCAGGGCGTGTTCCGCGACCTGCGGGGCCTGGGCAGGATCTCGGAGGCCAATGTCAGCGACACCCTCCGCGACGTGCGGATGGCGCTGCTGGATGCCGACGTCAATTTCCAGGTCGCCCGCGATTTCGTCGAGGCGGTCAAGGTCAAGGCCCTCGGGGAGAGGGTCCTCCAGTCGGTCCAGCCCGGCCAGCAGATGATCAAGATCATCCACGACGAACTGGTCACGCTCCTCGGCTCCGAAAACGCCGCCCTGCAGCTCAATGGCAACCCGGCCTGCGTGCTGATGTGCGGCCTGCACGGGTCCGGCAAGACCACCACCTCGGCCAAGCTCGCCCGCTGGCTCACCCGGCAGGGCCGGAGCGTCCTGCTCGTCGCCGCCGACGTGTACCGTCCCGCGGCGATGGACCAGCTCGCCGTCCTCGGCAAATCCCTCGACATCCCGGTGTTCGTCAAGCCCGGCGAGACCGACGTCCTCCAGATCGCCCGCGAGGCGCTCGACCACGCCGCCCATTTCCAGCGCAATACGCTGATCTTCGACACCGCCGGCCGGCTGCAAATTGACGAGCCGCTGATCCAGGAACTCGTCCGGCTCCGCGACCTGGTGCGGCCCCAGGAGACGTTGCTCGTTCTCGACGCCGCCACCGGACAGGAGGCGGTGAACGTGGCGACGCACTTCGATCGCGCCCTGTCGGTCACCGGGGCGGTGCTGACCAAGCTGGATGGCGATGCCCGGGGCGGCGCGGCGCTGTCGTTCAAGTCGGTCGTCGGCCGTCCGATCAAGTTCATGGGGGTCGGCGAGAAGCCGGAGGATTTCGAGCCCTTCCATCCGGAGCGGATGGCCCAACGGATCCTCGGCATGGG
This region includes:
- the ffh gene encoding signal recognition particle protein; translation: MFDSLSGRLQGVFRDLRGLGRISEANVSDTLRDVRMALLDADVNFQVARDFVEAVKVKALGERVLQSVQPGQQMIKIIHDELVTLLGSENAALQLNGNPACVLMCGLHGSGKTTTSAKLARWLTRQGRSVLLVAADVYRPAAMDQLAVLGKSLDIPVFVKPGETDVLQIAREALDHAAHFQRNTLIFDTAGRLQIDEPLIQELVRLRDLVRPQETLLVLDAATGQEAVNVATHFDRALSVTGAVLTKLDGDARGGAALSFKSVVGRPIKFMGVGEKPEDFEPFHPERMAQRILGMGDVVSLVERAAETLDQEKALALEEKMRKGQFTLDDFLSQLREMRKMGPLENLVGMLPGGGEMLKGADLSRGEKEFRRMEGILCAMTPKERHTPQILNARRRQRIARGSGVQVAEVNNVLRRFDEMRDMMKKLGKFQKMMGRMGGKLPGMPGMPGIGGPPFRR